The genomic window tggggaggcggaggtagGATGCTATGCGGAGAGCGAGAAGGTATTCATGGCGGTTGAGGAGACGGGTGATGAGTCCCGAGGGCGAGAGGCGTTGGTATTGTTCGTAGGACAAGGGGAGGCCGATTTTGTAGTTGCGTACAGCATTGAGAACGCGGAGGGTCTCGCACATGTCGACAAAGTCATCGCTGTTGTAGATATCAAGAACGGATTTGCCAAAGGAAGCGGCTTTGAGGAGTTGCTTTTGCCAATGTTCACTGAATTCTTGACCGGCAGCGTTGACGCATTTGTCCACTGCTTCGACAAGGTGAGGACGTATGAGCTGGACGTTGTCATCGGCCTTTGGGGACTGCATTTCGAGCTGCTCGACGGCATCTAGGAGGATGGATGCCGGCGAGTCTGAGCCCAGTTTGAACACCTCTTCCGTGTCCTCTGGTACTTTTTGAAGGAAATCACATCTATCATTGGCAATGATCCTTACACCATCATAGTCTGTCATTCATTAGCATACGATGAGGGCTGATCTTTAAGGCTACTCACCAGGTAACAGATGGACACGGCCACTGTCGTAATAGAACTTGGCCGATGACCCATATGGACCAACGAGATGGACCTCGTCTTCCCAAGCGATGACAACAGCGTCTTTACCACACCACTCGACGTATTTTGGTGGGATCTTGGATTTGGAGTCATGCTCGCTCAGGTTCTCCTCAAAAGTGCTGTTGATAACGTATACTCTGCCGGCCTTGGTGTATAAGGCGACAAACTTTCCGTTTGGCGATACAGTGATATGAGTGAAGGGTCCTTGATCCAGGCCTCGATCGTCACAAGCTGCGGCATCGGAAACATAGATAGTTTGGCCAATGCTCAACAGCACTTCGACAGACCGAGAGTTGGTATATGACGGCGGTATAAGACTCCACGAGTGAACCTCTCCCtcgggaggtggtgcaagAAGCTTCGGCCGAGGCTCGCTATATGATGAGACTGAGACGAGAGAGTTGTTGTTCAACAGCACAACCAGCCCATGGGCATAGAATCGGCATGACTTAACACCCGAATCCTCAGCACCATTTCCCAGAGAGAACTGTGTAAACTCTCCCTGTAAATCAAAGTAACATCTCACAGTACCGTCGGCGGTGACGACCAGCAACTTCTCATCCTCAGACCAGCCAAGGCCCTTGATAGAGCCGCTGTCCCATGGGATAGAGAGTATGGGCTCACCCCCAGCGCAGCTGTAAATGTCGATGCTTGGTTTGGATGTTCTTGTGGGCTGGTAAGCTACCAGTTTGCCTTCATCACGATATAAAGCTGTCGGGTGTCAACATCAATGAACGGAAACCGGGGAAACGCGGGTTGCATCCACACTCACCTATAGCACCGCTATAAGGTGCACCAGCGACGATGTAGTTGTCAAGGTCCAGATCCTGATCAAAAACCTGCGTATACAGCTGAACCTTGCGGTAAAAAGACGGGCCAAGCTGTTCCCAGCCTGCAGTTGGATGAGCGACGTCCATCTTTTGTCATCTCCCCATATTTGGTCTCTGTGGAtgttgtttggtgatggATAGTGCGGATATCCCAGCAGCTCACTGAAGCTCGGGGAGCTCACCGGCCGTGACGCCGCAGCCCGCCCGCCCAGGCTCCAACTGTGAGCTGGCCCGGCTGACCCCAAAATCCACACTGTGCGCCTCCTGCCGTTTGGCAAATGaggcaaccccaacccccaagccaGACAAAACCCCTGTCACAATGGCGGGATTTCAGCTGTAAGCTCACCAGCTCACGTCGTTTAACTCTCACTGCATTGTTGCCCGACTTTAAACTCTCGGGCACCTTGCTTTCCGTTGCTTTAAACTTGTTTCTCTTCATTCTTGTCTTTGTCGGGTAATACTTCCTTCCATCtatcatcccatcccccaaccATGCAAAACTGGCGAACAGAATACATCACCGGAATcaaggatgccgagaagCAACATCCCGTCAACCGGGAGCTAATCGCAGCATGTCAGTTTTATCCACCCACAAgaccgacaacaccaccaaccccgctatcaccacctcccctcccctcccctcccctcccaactaacctccctccttctctctcaGACTCCCAACTCTGCGACcgcctctccaccctcgaaGCCGAAAAAGCCCTCCTCCAATctcaactccaacaacaacaacaacaacaacaacaacaacaacaaccccctccttcctcctcccggaaaaccaccaccaccaccccgcctccaacctcctccccctcttctgACGATACCAACGCAACTATTACCCGCCTCCGCCTTGACCTAACCGAAGCCCTCCGCTCCAAATCCCAATTCCAATCCCGCCTCGCAAAATCCGACGATGAGCTCGCCCGCCTCCGCACAAAAACCACCTCCGATTCCAAAGCCCTCGCAGACCTGACCGCCCAAGCCCGGACACTATCCCGCAAACTCCGTGACCGAGAAGAGGAACTCCGCGCGAAAAACAAGCTCGTCGCCGACGTCCAAGATGAGCTCGCCGTGCTAAACATGCAGCTCGACCAGGTGGAAAAGCAGCGCGCAAAGAGAGAGGCCGAGTACAACCACCTCCTGAGCCGGTATATGGTGCGCGTGGAGCAGGAGACCGAGGCGATGAATCTGGAGCATGACaaaccttcttcttcatcaacaaaacAGAAGAGGTGATTTTGCGCGGTGGCAAAGCAATGTTGGCATCAGCCATATTCACAGGTATACTTGTGAAATGTATGGGGATATCTGAACAGAAAAGGTACGTATGCTATACATGCGGTTTCAGTCGCTCGCGCTattccttctcttcttttccgcttcttctctttctcctcctccctttttaTACATGAAAACAATCCTGACAAGCCATACTCGTGCAAAGTATTCAACGCTTTCAACCTAAACCCAACAAACAGACCATATAACCGTCCTCCATTTCCATCCTAGCACCGCGCTTTTTTGAAACGCTCAACGTTttcaaaaagcaaaaacgCTCCTTGTCCTaacagaaacaaaagaaaaaagagacaggAAAATTACTTCCTCGTCGAAATACAATACGTCCCCGCCGCCCCCGTCCAGCTGACGTACTCCTCCGGGTACGTCAAATGCTCCACATCCAAGATCGACGAAGCGACATCGTTCTCAGCCAGCTTGTTGTCGTGCACAAACGTCTTGAGCGACACAATCTTGCATCCAATCTTGAGGTCGAGAAACATGTTGACAAGGTTGTCGTTGAGCTGCGAGGTGAAGGCCTGATTGTTCACCAGCACCACGTCGGCCCGCTTAAGGGACTCGAGGATCGGTTCGTTCTTACGGAAATCGCCCCTCTCGAGGTAGACCTTTCCGGGCGCTACCCCCCACAGCCGGCAGCGGGCGGCGAATTCCTTTTTCTGCGCGTCGGCGAGGTTGCAGGCGTTTTCCATCATTTCGCATCCCCAACTTTCGCAGCCTATTTCGAGGGCTGCTTGGAGCACGACGTTGCCAACGCCGGATCCCAAATCGACAAAAACCATGTCCGAGGTCAGTTGGGTGCGCTCGAAAATGTCCgagatgaaggggtggaggagctcgccGTAGACGTTGTCGGTGCCGTTTTCGTACTTGGCGAGGAGCTCGACTTTGGGGGCTACGGTGCGGTCGTATACCTGGTCTAGGATGAAGGCGACGAGTTCCTGCGGGACTCCTCGCATGGTTTCTAGGTTCTTGGCGATCACACCTTTGCGCTGGAGGGCGAACAGACTTTCGCTATATTCTTTGAGCACTTCTTTGAAACCCTTGCCGTCGTTTAGATTTTTGCAGCGTTCTAACCGGCGGTAGATGCCGGAGTTTTGGTCTAGAAACGGGCGGGCTTCCTCTTCGGAGAGGTAGATGGATGCGACGTGGCGGACAACGGTCAGGATGTCTTGAGCGCCTTCGATCTTGTCTTTACCTTTTACCAGTTCGTATctgtggaagaggtggacTGTTAGCTTTTTTCAATGCGCGCATATAGACTTGCACCTTTGTCGAGAACAAAAGATGGCAGTTGTAGAAGGTAGATATTAATATAGAACAAGCGTACTTCTCCTTGTGGTTCGAGCCCGGGTAGCGCAACCGGACGCCTACCTCATCTCTTGACAGTCCCATAACCGGTTGGCACTTTTCGCTGAGGCTGGCGACTTCGACGGCGTGAATTATTGGCAGCAACTCGCCTTCGGACTCCCTGTCGCCCTTCCACATCTTTGGGTGGCGGACCCGGCGGTTGGGGTCATGTCGCCGCAGCTGTTCGAGACGCTTGAGGCGCTTTCGTGGGTCGAGCTGGTCTTGCCAGTCGTCGTCGGAGGCGGAGTCAGAATCGGAGTCTGAGTCGAAGGacggggaggcgggggagtgGCTGGCTCGAGGTCGCTTTCGGCTGTTGCTGGATgtagaggaggaagggacTTTCAGGGCGGAGGATGGGTCGAGGTAGCGGGAGGAGCCATTTTGGGACTTGCGGGCggagggcgggaggggggaagcgcgaggtgttgaggttgtggagggggatgcgCGCACCGAGGAGGTGAttcgggaggtggaggggggggcggaGGTAGATTTTGGCTTGGGTTTTTCGGGGAGGGTCTTCTTTACGGCGCGGACTTCGGTTTTTACTTTGAATTTTGATTTTTGGTTGAAGATACTCATCTTCGGGGTGGGACACGCTGGTGAGGCttcgggggcggggggggttTTGTTGGTAAAGTGGAGAAGCAGGGGGTATATGAGGGCGGTTTTGACCAAGagtagggggaggggggttgggcgagagtggtggttggaggggatcGCAGGTGAAGCTGTATGGAATGGGATCTGGGAACGGAACGGGAGCGACGACGCGTGGCGCTGGCGCGACGGGAATATCGCTGTCGCAAGTATGAAAGACCGCTGTGAAGACGTCTTAGGTAGTTGGGCTATATGAAGAGTATCCGCCAAGGGTATAGTCGCCTTGTGGTACCGTATAGTCAGGAGAGGGGTCGTTGCTGGACGtgggttgcggtggtggtgagacaCAGGTGTGGGAGGATTTCAGCTCGGTGAGGCGGCAGCGCTCATTTTCTCCCCGCTGAGCGTCAAGGCAAGGCGGCTTTGGCAGCTGCCAGCTCGCAGAAAGGCCGCGCTAGCGACCCTGCACTGTGGTGCCATTTCTCGAAGTCATGTGACTCGACTTGGCGGGACAGGTGCGAGTGGGGCAGGCGATAACGAGATAAGACGATACCGTCCGATAAGGAGCACCGATACGGATACAACCTCAGAGTCCTGTGTAAGTGGACGGTTGGCCTCCTTGTATTATCTCAGAGTACAGCACTGCAGTTTTGAAGCATGCTGATTGTACAAAGTCTCACACGAGAGCCACACGAGCCTGCTATGGTCTCAGTGTGAGGACCCTGTGTATCACCACGGAGCTTACGACGGACTCTCATGGAGATGACCATCTGTCTGCTTCTCAGACCACACTGGAGGCCCCTTGGTACTCTGAAGAGTGAGATAGAGCATCTCAACGGCCCTCGAAGCAATTGAAGCTGAATAGACGTGACACAAATCACATGCTCACGTGTAAAAAAGATTGTTCTGGTCCGTTCTACTGTATCCAGCTGGTTGGGATCACTGATCTACCGGTCTGTGAAGATTTATCCGATCGAAACTGAGGGAATCCAACAAAGGACATTCGCTCGTAATTGGGAAGCTTGAAGTGCATGCTCGGGGCAGGGGTGAGGGGAGAAATCGTCTCGTCAGGCGACGAGAACAAGCGGCTGCCCACGCCTCTAGC from Podospora pseudoanserina strain CBS 124.78 chromosome 7 map unlocalized CBS124.78p_7.2, whole genome shotgun sequence includes these protein-coding regions:
- the ATG16 gene encoding autophagy protein 16, interacts with Atg12p-Atg5p (COG:U; EggNog:ENOG503P5FB), with product MQNWRTEYITGIKDAEKQHPVNRELIAAYSQLCDRLSTLEAEKALLQSQLQQQQQQQQQQQQPPPSSSRKTTTTTPPPTSSPSSDDTNATITRLRLDLTEALRSKSQFQSRLAKSDDELARLRTKTTSDSKALADLTAQARTLSRKLRDREEELRAKNKLVADVQDELAVLNMQLDQVEKQRAKREAEYNHLLSRYMVRVEQETEAMNLEHDKPSSSSTKQKR
- the vps16 gene encoding Vacuolar protein sorting-associated protein 16 (EggNog:ENOG503NUD7; BUSCO:EOG09260FL2; COG:U), which gives rise to MDVAHPTAGWEQLGPSFYRKVQLYTQVFDQDLDLDNYIVAGAPYSGAIALYRDEGKLVAYQPTRTSKPSIDIYSCAGGEPILSIPWDSGSIKGLGWSEDEKLLVVTADGTVRCYFDLQGEFTQFSLGNGAEDSGVKSCRFYAHGLVVLLNNNSLVSVSSYSEPRPKLLAPPPEGEVHSWSLIPPSYTNSRSVEVLLSIGQTIYVSDAAACDDRGLDQGPFTHITVSPNGKFVALYTKAGRVYVINSTFEENLSEHDSKSKIPPKYVEWCGKDAVVIAWEDEVHLVGPYGSSAKFYYDSGRVHLLPDYDGVRIIANDRCDFLQKVPEDTEEVFKLGSDSPASILLDAVEQLEMQSPKADDNVQLIRPHLVEAVDKCVNAAGQEFSEHWQKQLLKAASFGKSVLDIYNSDDFVDMCETLRVLNAVRNYKIGLPLSYEQYQRLSPSGLITRLLNRHEYLLALRIASYLRLPTDKIYVHWASAKVRLGSEDDDTACRKIVEKLSGKPGISFEAIARAAYEEGRGRLATELLNHEPRAGRQVPLLLSMEEDELALDKAIESGDTDLIYFVLHQLRRKLPLASFFRVINSRPTATALVEAAAHEGDGDGHEDTAMLKDLYYQDDRRVDGAAVFVREALRQPESRTAGDKLALAAKLLADNPKENVFEIGAVREANLLLRMQEGFDRDLGDNFTGLSVNQTMFKLYRLGYSGRAKKIQGEFKVPERVAWWVRLQALVAKRDWNEIEEISKQRKSPIGWEPFFNQCLQAGNPRLAAVFVPKCTGLEQGATITMYEKCGMRVRAAEEAVKLKDGDAWLRLLEAAGRGTNEGREIERVGGRFLVGGGGKG
- the DOT1 gene encoding Nucleosomal histone H3-Lys79 methylase (COG:B; EggNog:ENOG503NVIQ), translating into MSIFNQKSKFKVKTEVRAVKKTLPEKPKPKSTSAPPSTSRITSSVRASPSTTSTPRASPLPPSARKSQNGSSRYLDPSSALKVPSSSTSSNSRKRPRASHSPASPSFDSDSDSDSASDDDWQDQLDPRKRLKRLEQLRRHDPNRRVRHPKMWKGDRESEGELLPIIHAVEVASLSEKCQPVMGLSRDEVGVRLRYPGSNHKEKYELVKGKDKIEGAQDILTVVRHVASIYLSEEEARPFLDQNSGIYRRLERCKNLNDGKGFKEVLKEYSESLFALQRKGVIAKNLETMRGVPQELVAFILDQVYDRTVAPKVELLAKYENGTDNVYGELLHPFISDIFERTQLTSDMVFVDLGSGVGNVVLQAALEIGCESWGCEMMENACNLADAQKKEFAARCRLWGVAPGKVYLERGDFRKNEPILESLKRADVVLVNNQAFTSQLNDNLVNMFLDLKIGCKIVSLKTFVHDNKLAENDVASSILDVEHLTYPEEYVSWTGAAGTYCISTRK